CGTATTCGTTTGCTGATTTAAAAGGCTCAAAAGGAACTCTTGTCATTTTTATGTGTAATCATTGCCCGTTTGTGCTTCATGTAATTAATGAGATTGTGATGATTGCAAACGATTACAGAGTTCAGGGATTGGGAATTATTGCCATTTCAAGTAATGATGTTGAAAAATATCCTCAAGATTCACCAGAAATGATGGCTGAATTTGCCTTACAGCATAAAATTGATTTTCCTTATTTATATGATGAAACTCAGGAAACAGCCAAAGCATACGATGCGGCCTGTACTCCAGATTTCTATTTGTTCGACAATCAAAACCGTTTATTTTACAGAGGACAACTAGACGATTCAAGACCTGGAAATGGAATTCCGCTGAGCGGTACTGATTTACGAAATGCTATTGATGCTTTGATATACAATAGAACTTTAAGCGAAATCCAAAAGCCGAGTATTGGCTGTAATATCAAATGGAAATAAAGCTTTTACCTATTAAAAAAAGTTTCTTATCTTTGCCATCATAACAAAATTTACTCATTGTGAGCACCATAACAATATTTACAATTGCTGCGTTGCTGTTTTCTTTTTCAAGAAGACCGCTTTCGGCTGTATTTATTTCACAGAGTAAGGCCTTTATTAATTAGGCCTCCGTCTATTTCACTTTTCTTCTTTCAGGCGGAGGATTTACATCAGTTTTAAACCTTTATTTATTTGACAAAAATCAAATTAGTCAAATATTTTTTGTTTTTATTTAAAGTTTCGTAGAAATCTGTCTTGAAAAAAGGCCTGTAAAACAACTGTCTCTTTAAATTTAAAAAGAAGAAAAATCATTCAAATAAAAATTAAAGCATAATAATAAATTCAAATAGATATGAAACCAACACCTACTTTCTGCAAAGCAGATTATCAATTTCTAAGAGAATTGATTTTAAAAAGTAAAAATGCAACAAATACAAAAGAAGCCAATCAGCTTTCACAGGAACTTGACCGCGCTGTAATAGGCAAAGAAAGTGATTTAGATTTGGTTATACGCATCAATTCCTTTGTGACTATTGAAGATGTAAAAGCCAATAAACAAATGAAAATTCAAATCGTTTTACCTTCGGCAGCCGATGTAAAACAATCTAAAATATCGATTCTAGCACCTTTAAGTGTGGCCATTATTGGTTTTAAAGAAAATGATCAAGTTGATTGGGAAATGCCTGCAGGTATTAAAACATTAAAGATTGTTGCTGTAGATAATTCGGCAGTACTTCATTCTTAATTTCAAAAACACCTCCTTTTGTGACGGTGTTTTTTTATATCTATTTGAAAAACAAAAACCGATTCAAAGTAATTGAATCGGTTTTTTATATTTTTTGAAATGAGAATTACAACTGAGAATCAATAAAATTGGTTATTGAAGCCATTTGCATATCGTCAAGTTTCGCCTTTTTCTGCATTCTTACCAAAATTGGTTTCCACTCTTCTTTGCTAAACTGTTTTGGTTCGTACCATTTATGACATTTTGCACAATTGTTATCATACAATTGTTTTCCTTCTGCCAAAGCTGTATCACCAAATACAAGATCTTTAGCAGATACTTCTTTTGAAGGCGGCGGCGGAGGTGGCGGAGCTTCTGCCATTGATTGTTTAGTACTACAGGCTACTAAAACTAAAACCGTTCCTGCTAAAATTAAAGTCTTTCTCATTACAATGTTTTTTAGTAAATATAAAAAAAATCCCATTCGGCGAGGAATGGGATTATTATTTAAAACAAAATTAAATTGTTTAGAATTCTTATTTAACGTCCATTAACTCAACGTCAAAAATCAAAGTTGCGTGTGGCGGGATAACACCTCCTGCACCTGATGGTCCGTAAGCTAAATCAGATGGAATGACAAAACGAGCTTTGTCACCAACTTGTAATAACGCGATACCTTCGTCCCATCCTTCGATAACTTGTCCAATTCCTAATTTGAATTCGATTGGTTTTTTACGTGGGTAAGATGAATCAAAAACTTTTCCGTTTTCTAAAGATCCTTCGTAGTGAACAGAAACTGTTTTCCCAGCTTCAGCTTTTTTACCTTCACCTTTCTGGATCATTTTGTAACGTAGACCACTTTCAGTTTTATCAAAACCAGCAGCTAATTGTTCCATTTTTGCTTCAGATTCTGCTTTTAAAGCTGCTTCTCTTTTCATACGAGCACCTTTTAAAGAAATGAAAGCTTCAATAGCATTCCATTTTTGAGCTTCTTCACCAACTCTGATAA
This is a stretch of genomic DNA from Flavobacterium endoglycinae. It encodes these proteins:
- a CDS encoding thioredoxin family protein, with the protein product MARTPSNMVPLGTIAPEFFLKDTNSNNTYSFADLKGSKGTLVIFMCNHCPFVLHVINEIVMIANDYRVQGLGIIAISSNDVEKYPQDSPEMMAEFALQHKIDFPYLYDETQETAKAYDAACTPDFYLFDNQNRLFYRGQLDDSRPGNGIPLSGTDLRNAIDALIYNRTLSEIQKPSIGCNIKWK
- a CDS encoding GreA/GreB family elongation factor — protein: MKPTPTFCKADYQFLRELILKSKNATNTKEANQLSQELDRAVIGKESDLDLVIRINSFVTIEDVKANKQMKIQIVLPSAADVKQSKISILAPLSVAIIGFKENDQVDWEMPAGIKTLKIVAVDNSAVLHS
- a CDS encoding c-type cytochrome, coding for MRKTLILAGTVLVLVACSTKQSMAEAPPPPPPPSKEVSAKDLVFGDTALAEGKQLYDNNCAKCHKWYEPKQFSKEEWKPILVRMQKKAKLDDMQMASITNFIDSQL
- a CDS encoding peptidylprolyl isomerase produces the protein MENGIYAKFNTSKGSILVKLTHDLTPGTVGNFVALAEGNMENRVKPQGQKFYDGLNFHRVIADFMIQGGCPKGTGTGDPGYKFDDEFVPSLKHDRPGVLSMANSGPGTNGSQFFITHVPTPWLDGKHTVFGHVVEGQDVVDAVAQGDALESVEIIRVGEEAQKWNAIEAFISLKGARMKREAALKAESEAKMEQLAAGFDKTESGLRYKMIQKGEGKKAEAGKTVSVHYEGSLENGKVFDSSYPRKKPIEFKLGIGQVIEGWDEGIALLQVGDKARFVIPSDLAYGPSGAGGVIPPHATLIFDVELMDVK